In Cupriavidus basilensis, one genomic interval encodes:
- a CDS encoding UvrD-helicase domain-containing protein → MSIHAYLRDGQPVAEAEFTRAACDPASSVVVEACAGSGKTWLLVARLLRLLLAGAAPHEILAITFTRKAAEEMRERLLEVLAQLARDDDEAVIAALTQRGLSPDAARAALPRARGLHAQVLAAPGRMAIDTFHGWFGTLLRGAPLASGIVPGATLREDALRMKREAWAPFWQALATPPYANLRAAFERLVDAIGEFQARALLDAMFHARSEWFAFRENADPAEALAADLGEDAQVDVLLEVLADDGWLDACQGMASQLGRGGKTEQAHATRLADAILAIRAWREAGSEGGEPAERTFAILRDAFFTAAGKPRSLRATTALTKALGGEAMVDAFLAEHGDMCAALEQVAQRRCEAAVLAVNLALYELGDALLTRYQHHKSEQRAMDFADLEWLAARLMRDEETATYLQVRLDARYRHLLLDEFQDTNPLQWRILQGWLAGYAGLGERPTVFLVGDPKQSIYRFRRADARLFQTAGEMLQSGFGATVLRTNRTRRNCPEVLDWVNAVFDTARADGRYPLFETQTTALDEPGGPVWLLPLVEPEAEPAPQDDAASDDEEAERDPATHRDTLTQPRQHEGDSLRLEEGRRVAAWLKHVRATVPVADSDGPRPARWSDVHLLVRRKTHLAEYERAFREAGIPCLSPRRGGLLATLEALDLSALLAFLMTPESDLDLAHVLKSPLVGATDEDLIAIAQMAQAREPRPGWWACLREQGLPEFGSPALRDGVARLRHWLEVAPHRPVHDLIDHIYHGGEVRRRYAEAAPAEIRDQVLANLDAFLKLSLDLDGGRYPSLPKFIDELQEIRRGEEGESPDEGGMADSAEDAEGEADADDATDNTLDAVHILTVHAAKGLEAPFVVLLDANHSDAAADRSGILIDWPPSSSVPVHFSAYGKRSTRGLARAPLFEAEAALAERENWNLLYVAMTRARQGLLVSGVKGRASRSADSAEGNREIAGSWYARLLAAGVGVEVEPFPAATAQDVADAAAGHDARVRFTDFRQRYREAAESLAPVLAWEDEEAEQGAATGEDGDHTIVFDADAARHGELLHALLERVTRYPEAFEGLPTPEVVMRWFPLAGAGTAQARTLWRDQAYAAVEGARLMLEAPALRPLLFPQGALSARNEVELYDARGRLLRIDRLVEFADRVVIIDYKLRLLPQEHAAYAQQLAGYVAAVRPMFPGRRVEAGVATADGEWIAADALRTSRQGTLF, encoded by the coding sequence ATGAGCATCCACGCCTATCTGCGCGATGGCCAGCCGGTGGCCGAGGCCGAGTTCACGCGCGCGGCCTGCGACCCCGCCAGCTCCGTGGTGGTCGAGGCTTGCGCGGGCAGCGGCAAGACCTGGCTGCTGGTGGCGCGCCTGCTGCGCCTGCTGCTGGCCGGCGCGGCGCCGCACGAGATTCTCGCCATCACCTTCACGCGCAAGGCCGCGGAGGAAATGCGCGAGCGCTTGCTGGAAGTGCTCGCGCAGCTCGCGCGCGACGATGACGAGGCGGTGATCGCCGCGCTCACGCAGCGCGGGCTGTCGCCCGATGCCGCACGCGCCGCGCTGCCGCGCGCGCGCGGCCTGCATGCGCAGGTGCTGGCCGCGCCCGGGCGCATGGCCATCGATACCTTCCACGGCTGGTTTGGCACGCTGCTGCGCGGCGCGCCGCTGGCGTCGGGCATCGTGCCGGGCGCCACGCTGCGCGAAGACGCACTGCGCATGAAGCGCGAGGCCTGGGCGCCGTTCTGGCAGGCCCTGGCCACGCCGCCGTATGCCAACCTGCGCGCCGCCTTCGAGCGGCTGGTGGATGCCATCGGCGAGTTCCAGGCGCGGGCCTTGCTCGACGCCATGTTCCATGCGCGCAGCGAGTGGTTTGCGTTCCGTGAAAACGCCGATCCCGCCGAGGCGCTCGCCGCGGACCTGGGCGAGGATGCCCAGGTCGACGTGCTGCTGGAAGTGCTGGCCGATGACGGCTGGCTTGACGCTTGCCAGGGCATGGCGTCGCAACTGGGCCGGGGCGGCAAGACCGAGCAGGCTCACGCTACGCGCCTGGCCGATGCGATCCTGGCGATCCGCGCCTGGCGCGAGGCAGGCTCCGAAGGGGGCGAGCCCGCCGAGCGCACCTTCGCGATATTGCGTGACGCGTTTTTTACCGCCGCCGGCAAGCCGCGTTCGCTACGCGCCACCACGGCGCTGACCAAGGCGCTCGGTGGTGAGGCGATGGTCGATGCGTTCCTTGCCGAGCACGGCGACATGTGCGCCGCGTTGGAGCAGGTCGCGCAACGCCGCTGCGAGGCCGCGGTGCTGGCGGTCAACCTGGCGCTGTACGAACTCGGCGATGCGCTGCTGACGCGCTACCAGCACCATAAGTCCGAGCAGCGCGCGATGGACTTCGCCGACCTCGAATGGCTGGCCGCGCGGCTGATGCGCGACGAAGAGACCGCGACCTACCTGCAGGTCCGGCTTGATGCGCGCTACCGCCACCTGTTGCTCGACGAGTTCCAGGATACCAACCCGCTGCAATGGCGCATCCTGCAGGGCTGGCTGGCCGGCTACGCAGGCCTGGGCGAGCGGCCCACGGTATTCCTGGTGGGCGACCCCAAGCAATCGATCTATCGCTTCCGCCGCGCCGATGCGCGCCTGTTCCAGACCGCCGGCGAGATGCTGCAGTCGGGTTTCGGCGCCACGGTGCTGCGGACCAACCGCACCCGCCGTAACTGCCCGGAAGTGCTCGATTGGGTCAACGCGGTGTTCGACACCGCGCGCGCCGACGGGCGCTATCCGCTGTTCGAGACGCAGACGACCGCGCTGGACGAGCCCGGCGGCCCGGTGTGGCTGTTGCCACTGGTCGAGCCCGAGGCGGAGCCGGCACCGCAAGACGATGCGGCTAGCGATGACGAGGAGGCAGAGCGGGACCCTGCCACCCACCGCGATACGCTGACGCAGCCGCGCCAGCACGAAGGCGATTCGCTGCGGCTCGAAGAGGGCCGGCGCGTGGCGGCCTGGCTAAAGCATGTCCGCGCCACGGTGCCGGTTGCCGACAGCGATGGCCCGCGGCCCGCGCGCTGGAGCGATGTGCACTTGCTGGTGCGCCGCAAGACGCATCTGGCGGAGTACGAGCGCGCCTTCCGCGAGGCCGGCATTCCCTGCCTGAGCCCGCGCCGCGGCGGTTTGCTGGCTACGCTGGAAGCGCTCGACCTGTCCGCGCTGCTGGCGTTCCTGATGACGCCGGAGTCTGACCTGGACCTGGCCCATGTGCTCAAGAGCCCGCTGGTGGGCGCGACCGACGAGGACCTGATCGCCATCGCGCAGATGGCCCAGGCGCGCGAGCCGCGGCCAGGCTGGTGGGCCTGCCTGCGGGAGCAGGGCCTGCCCGAGTTCGGCAGCCCGGCACTGCGCGATGGCGTCGCGCGCCTGCGCCACTGGCTGGAGGTGGCGCCGCATCGCCCGGTGCATGACCTGATCGACCACATCTACCATGGCGGCGAAGTGCGCCGGCGCTACGCCGAGGCCGCGCCGGCCGAGATCCGCGACCAGGTACTGGCCAACCTCGATGCCTTCCTCAAGCTCTCGCTCGACCTCGATGGCGGGCGCTACCCGAGCCTGCCCAAGTTCATCGATGAGTTGCAGGAAATCCGGCGCGGCGAAGAAGGCGAAAGCCCGGATGAAGGCGGCATGGCCGATAGCGCCGAAGACGCGGAAGGCGAGGCCGATGCCGACGACGCCACCGACAATACGCTGGACGCGGTCCACATCCTCACCGTGCACGCCGCCAAGGGGCTGGAGGCTCCGTTCGTCGTGCTGCTGGACGCCAACCACAGCGACGCCGCCGCGGACCGGAGCGGCATCCTGATCGACTGGCCGCCGTCCTCAAGCGTGCCGGTGCATTTTTCCGCCTATGGCAAGCGCAGCACGCGCGGGCTCGCTCGCGCGCCGTTGTTCGAGGCTGAGGCCGCCTTGGCCGAGCGCGAGAACTGGAACCTGCTCTATGTGGCGATGACGCGCGCGCGCCAGGGCTTGCTGGTGAGCGGCGTCAAGGGGCGCGCGTCGCGCAGCGCCGATAGCGCCGAGGGCAACCGCGAGATTGCCGGTAGCTGGTATGCGCGGCTGCTTGCGGCCGGCGTCGGCGTGGAAGTCGAGCCGTTTCCGGCGGCGACGGCGCAGGACGTGGCGGATGCCGCCGCCGGCCACGATGCACGCGTGCGCTTCACCGATTTTCGCCAACGTTACCGTGAGGCGGCCGAGAGCCTGGCGCCGGTGCTGGCGTGGGAGGACGAGGAAGCGGAGCAGGGCGCCGCCACGGGCGAGGACGGCGACCACACCATCGTGTTCGATGCCGACGCGGCGCGCCATGGCGAACTGCTGCACGCGCTGCTGGAACGCGTGACGCGCTACCCGGAGGCGTTCGAGGGCTTGCCCACGCCCGAGGTGGTGATGCGCTGGTTCCCGCTGGCGGGCGCCGGTACGGCGCAGGCGCGCACGCTGTGGCGGGACCAGGCGTATGCCGCGGTCGAGGGCGCACGGCTGATGCTTGAGGCGCCGGCATTGCGGCCGTTGCTGTTCCCGCAGGGCGCGCTCAGCGCCCGCAACGAGGTCGAGCTTTACGATGCGCGTGGCCGCCTGCTGCGGATCGACCGCCTGGTGGAGTTTGCCGATCGGGTGGTGATCATCGATTACAAGCTGCGGCTGCTGCCGCAGGAGCACGCGGCCTACGCGCAACAGCTCGCGGGCTATGTGGCAGCGGTCAGGCCCATGTTCCCCGGGCGGCGGGTCGAGGCCGGCGTGGCCACGGCCGACGGGGAGTGGATTGCGGCGGATGCGCTGCGAACGTCGCGCCAGGGCACGCTGTTTTAG
- a CDS encoding PD-(D/E)XK nuclease family protein, with protein sequence MTSLQFRPGPDFLPQAAAAAWYFLDHCGEQQAAAHVVVPTAAQIPGVRQALDAAARAAGKPRLLPRVVTIGHWLLDLPPDPIPVRSHAARLLAVQQAIRAQDWLRRAFGAQTEAAAWGLAQTLLAISDELSARWLDDDAIRDEDVDGDDRAALLQGALERTYAHLSSRFLGEEARIVMAFWQALSGPDDPLPARRRALHRLAQHLDGPVIWLGPTPPQPIEEAFLRQAAELVPVIRIGYDWTAQAPSSALDADSGDEDGGLDWYDTLLALWPEARLPGANEAAARRAPRSLLAERPRVRVIGSARFEDEASAAAEQLVQWLNEGRRHVALVAHDRVVARRARALLARAGAPVRDETGWKLSTTRAAAALMRWFDLLNQDGDTSALLDLLKSPFCLPGFALRGEAIAALERQIRRDGITGGWRRLQQRFRPDTADQASGDSNAGDAAQDEAAQDAARRAARQAACELVQHLAAEAGAWPRGNAQHPVSTWLERLDATLDVLGMREALSADDAGTQMLDALARLADLPQDETGAGATLDLGEFRSMLSALLESVAYKEPSASGAARITILPLNGARMRRFDGVVVVGCDDTQLPSSAAELMFFSNQMRRELALEDREVRFAQQARDLAEVLLNNDDVVLTWQRLGARGEPKHVSGWIERLSALCARAGAPIEASAQAVLHETFAEVGGMPAPAASELVPARWSAQAYNMLRRCPYQFFASRMLGLAGLEVVSDDLEKRDIGELLHRVLLRYHREASQDGLRREDARLARLREISDHEFGALMKEDGNAIGYYRRWCEVLPSYVAWQAEREAQGWFWDDGELDATVDLPMPDGQPLRVNGRIDRLDRARDGSRAVLDYKTQTVLRLKRKVGDVEEDCQLPFYGLLRADVAAGSWVALEGAKDGPPAPQREVSLPDFDAAVAWLEQQLRSDVMRLRQDAPLPAFGDASACTYCTARGLCRKGFWESTALPPGIGGRA encoded by the coding sequence ATGACCTCGCTGCAATTTCGTCCCGGCCCCGACTTCCTGCCGCAGGCCGCCGCCGCGGCCTGGTATTTCCTCGACCATTGCGGGGAGCAGCAAGCCGCCGCGCATGTGGTGGTGCCCACCGCTGCGCAGATCCCCGGCGTGCGCCAGGCGCTGGATGCCGCCGCGCGCGCGGCAGGCAAGCCGCGGCTGCTGCCGCGGGTCGTCACCATTGGCCACTGGCTGCTCGACCTGCCGCCCGACCCGATCCCGGTGCGCAGCCATGCGGCGCGGCTGCTGGCCGTGCAGCAGGCCATCCGCGCGCAGGACTGGCTGCGGCGGGCATTTGGCGCGCAGACCGAGGCCGCGGCGTGGGGGCTGGCGCAGACGCTGCTCGCCATCAGCGACGAACTGAGCGCACGCTGGCTCGACGATGACGCCATCCGCGATGAAGACGTCGACGGGGACGATCGCGCGGCCCTGCTGCAAGGCGCGCTGGAGCGGACCTACGCGCATCTGTCCTCCCGCTTCCTCGGTGAGGAAGCCCGCATCGTGATGGCCTTCTGGCAAGCCTTGTCCGGCCCGGACGATCCGCTGCCCGCGCGCCGGCGCGCGCTGCACCGGCTGGCCCAGCATCTGGACGGCCCGGTCATCTGGCTCGGGCCAACGCCGCCCCAGCCGATCGAGGAAGCGTTCCTGCGGCAGGCCGCCGAGCTCGTGCCGGTGATCCGCATCGGCTACGACTGGACCGCGCAGGCGCCGAGCAGTGCGCTCGATGCCGATTCGGGTGATGAGGACGGGGGGCTCGACTGGTACGACACCTTGCTGGCACTGTGGCCCGAAGCGCGGCTGCCTGGCGCGAACGAAGCCGCCGCGCGCCGCGCGCCACGTAGCCTGCTGGCCGAGCGCCCGCGCGTGCGCGTGATCGGCAGCGCGCGCTTCGAGGACGAGGCCAGCGCTGCCGCCGAGCAGCTGGTGCAGTGGCTCAACGAAGGCCGCCGCCACGTGGCGCTGGTGGCGCACGATCGCGTGGTAGCGCGGCGCGCGCGCGCGTTGCTGGCGCGGGCCGGCGCGCCGGTGCGCGACGAAACCGGCTGGAAGCTCTCGACCACGCGAGCCGCGGCTGCGCTGATGCGGTGGTTCGACCTGCTCAACCAGGACGGCGATACCTCGGCCCTGCTCGACCTGCTGAAGAGCCCGTTTTGCCTGCCAGGCTTTGCGTTGCGCGGCGAGGCCATTGCCGCGCTGGAGCGGCAGATCCGGCGCGACGGCATCACGGGCGGCTGGCGCCGCTTGCAGCAGCGCTTTCGTCCTGATACGGCCGACCAGGCCAGCGGCGATAGCAATGCCGGCGACGCCGCGCAAGACGAGGCCGCGCAAGACGCCGCGCGCCGCGCCGCCCGGCAGGCCGCTTGCGAGTTGGTGCAGCACCTTGCGGCCGAAGCGGGCGCCTGGCCGCGCGGCAACGCGCAGCATCCGGTCTCGACCTGGCTGGAGCGCCTCGATGCCACGCTGGATGTGCTCGGCATGCGCGAGGCATTGTCTGCCGACGATGCGGGCACACAAATGCTCGATGCGCTGGCGCGTCTTGCCGACCTGCCGCAGGACGAGACGGGGGCGGGCGCCACGCTCGATCTCGGCGAATTCCGCTCCATGCTGTCAGCCTTGCTTGAGTCGGTTGCCTACAAGGAGCCCTCGGCCAGCGGCGCCGCGCGCATCACCATCCTGCCGCTTAACGGCGCGCGCATGCGCCGCTTCGATGGGGTCGTGGTGGTGGGGTGTGACGACACGCAGCTTCCCTCCAGCGCGGCCGAGCTGATGTTCTTCTCCAACCAGATGCGGCGCGAGCTGGCACTGGAAGACCGCGAGGTGCGCTTCGCCCAGCAGGCGCGCGACCTGGCCGAGGTCCTGCTGAACAACGACGACGTGGTGCTCACCTGGCAGCGCCTTGGCGCGCGTGGCGAGCCCAAGCATGTGTCAGGCTGGATCGAGCGGCTCAGCGCGCTGTGCGCGCGCGCGGGCGCGCCGATCGAGGCGAGCGCGCAGGCGGTGCTGCACGAGACCTTCGCCGAGGTGGGCGGCATGCCCGCGCCGGCGGCATCGGAGCTGGTGCCTGCGCGCTGGAGCGCGCAGGCGTACAACATGCTGCGCCGCTGTCCCTACCAGTTTTTTGCCAGCCGCATGCTCGGGCTGGCGGGGCTGGAAGTCGTCAGCGACGACCTGGAAAAACGCGACATCGGCGAGCTGTTGCACCGCGTGCTGCTGCGTTACCACCGCGAAGCCTCGCAGGACGGCTTGCGCCGTGAAGATGCTCGCCTGGCGCGCCTGCGCGAGATTTCCGATCACGAGTTCGGCGCGCTGATGAAGGAAGACGGCAACGCCATCGGCTACTACCGCCGCTGGTGCGAAGTGCTGCCGTCCTACGTGGCATGGCAGGCGGAACGCGAGGCGCAAGGCTGGTTCTGGGACGATGGTGAGCTTGATGCCACGGTCGACCTGCCCATGCCCGACGGCCAGCCGCTGCGCGTCAATGGACGCATCGACCGGCTCGATCGCGCGCGCGATGGCAGCCGCGCGGTACTTGATTACAAGACCCAGACCGTGCTGCGCTTGAAGCGCAAGGTCGGGGACGTGGAAGAGGATTGCCAGTTGCCGTTTTATGGATTGCTGCGCGCCGACGTTGCCGCTGGCAGCTGGGTGGCGCTCGAAGGCGCGAAGGACGGGCCGCCGGCGCCCCAGCGCGAAGTGAGCCTGCCGGACTTTGACGCCGCAGTGGCGTGGCTCGAACAACAACTGCGCAGCGACGTGATGCGCCTGCGCCAGGATGCGCCGCTGCCGGCCTTCGGGGACGCCAGCGCATGCACCTACTGCACCGCCCGCGGCCTGTGCCGCAAGGGCTTCTGGGAAAGCACGGCGTTGCCGCCGGGGATCGGAGGCCGCGCATGA
- the trxA gene encoding thioredoxin TrxA translates to MSEQIKYVSDASFDADVLQSDKPVLLDFWAEWCGPCKMIAPILDEVAKDYGDKLQIAKINVDENQQVPAKFGIRGIPTLILFKNGAVAAQKVGALSKSQLTAFLDGNL, encoded by the coding sequence ATGAGTGAACAAATCAAGTATGTGAGCGACGCCTCCTTCGACGCAGACGTGCTCCAGTCCGACAAGCCTGTCCTGCTCGACTTCTGGGCAGAATGGTGCGGTCCTTGCAAGATGATCGCCCCGATCCTGGACGAAGTGGCCAAGGACTACGGCGACAAGCTGCAGATCGCAAAGATCAACGTCGATGAGAACCAGCAAGTGCCGGCCAAGTTCGGCATTCGCGGCATCCCCACGCTGATCCTGTTCAAGAATGGCGCGGTTGCCGCGCAAAAGGTCGGCGCGCTGTCCAAGTCGCAACTGACCGCATTCCTCGACGGCAATCTGTAA
- the rho gene encoding transcription termination factor Rho produces the protein MHLTELKSLHVSALLEMAATLEIDNAQRMRKQELMFAILKKRAKLGEIIFGDGTLEVLPDGFGFLRSPETSYLASTDDIYISPSQIRRFNLHTGDTIEGEVRTPKDGERYFALVKVDKVNGQAPEAVKNRIMFENLTPLHPNRPLTLEREIRAEENITGRIIDMIAPIGRGQRALLVSSPKSGKTVMLQHIAHAIANNHPEADLFVLLIDERPEEVTEMMRSVRGEVVASTFDEPAIRHVQVAEMVIEKAKRLVELKRDVVILLDSITRLARAYNTVVPASGKVLTGGVDANALQRPKRFFGAARNLEEGGSLTIIATALIETGSRMDDVIYEEFKGTGNMEVHLERRLAEKRVYPSINLNKSGTRREELLIKPEILQKVWVLRKFISDMDEVQAMEFILDKMKATKNNAEFFDMMRRGG, from the coding sequence ATGCACCTGACAGAACTCAAATCGCTTCACGTGTCTGCGCTTCTCGAAATGGCCGCGACCCTCGAGATCGACAACGCACAACGGATGCGCAAACAGGAGTTGATGTTTGCGATCCTGAAGAAGCGCGCCAAGCTGGGCGAAATCATCTTTGGTGACGGCACCCTGGAAGTCCTGCCTGACGGCTTCGGCTTCCTGCGCTCGCCCGAGACCTCCTACCTGGCAAGCACGGACGACATCTACATCAGCCCTTCGCAGATCCGCCGCTTCAACCTGCATACCGGCGACACGATCGAGGGCGAAGTACGGACCCCCAAGGACGGCGAGCGCTATTTCGCGCTGGTGAAGGTGGACAAGGTCAATGGTCAAGCGCCTGAAGCGGTCAAGAACCGCATCATGTTCGAGAACCTGACGCCGCTGCACCCGAACCGGCCGCTGACGCTGGAGCGCGAAATCCGCGCCGAGGAAAACATCACCGGCCGAATCATCGACATGATCGCGCCGATCGGCCGTGGCCAGCGCGCCCTGCTGGTGTCCTCGCCCAAGTCCGGCAAGACCGTGATGCTGCAGCACATCGCCCACGCGATTGCGAACAACCATCCGGAAGCGGACCTGTTCGTGCTGCTGATCGACGAACGCCCGGAAGAAGTGACCGAAATGATGCGCTCGGTGCGCGGTGAAGTGGTGGCGTCGACCTTCGACGAACCCGCCATCCGCCACGTGCAGGTCGCTGAAATGGTGATCGAAAAGGCCAAGCGCCTGGTCGAACTCAAGCGCGACGTGGTGATCCTGCTGGACTCGATCACCCGCCTGGCACGTGCCTATAACACGGTAGTGCCGGCCTCGGGCAAGGTACTGACCGGTGGTGTGGACGCCAACGCGCTGCAACGCCCCAAGCGCTTCTTCGGCGCTGCGCGCAACCTGGAAGAAGGCGGCTCGCTGACCATCATCGCCACTGCGCTGATCGAAACCGGCAGCCGCATGGACGACGTGATCTACGAAGAGTTCAAGGGCACCGGCAACATGGAAGTGCACCTGGAACGCCGCCTGGCGGAAAAGCGCGTCTATCCGTCGATCAACCTGAACAAGTCCGGCACGCGCCGCGAAGAACTGCTGATCAAGCCCGAGATCCTGCAAAAGGTCTGGGTGCTGCGCAAGTTCATCTCGGACATGGACGAAGTGCAGGCCATGGAGTTCATTCTCGACAAGATGAAGGCGACCAAGAACAACGCCGAGTTTTTCGATATGATGCGCAGAGGCGGCTGA
- a CDS encoding M90 family metallopeptidase, translating into MFGRLSHFLRARSRVRKLEHYAIPDALWAHTVATLPFVQRYGAADLAALRELATLFIADKEYSTAHDLPLTDEMVTSVALQACVPILKLGIEWYRGWRGIVLYPGEFVIRRTVEDEIGLVHGVVEEASGEAWEHGPVILSWPDVQTPGAGLNARHAHHPDDTYNVVIHEFAHKLDMLDGEPDGVPPFSRVLHPGIDREQWAESFLTEYDRFADACEQQSDHAWDHPERLPPALRVIDPYGCEAPSEFFAVASETFFVEPAGLRRHWPVLYDSLAAFYRQDPASM; encoded by the coding sequence ATGTTCGGCCGACTGAGCCACTTCCTGCGTGCGCGCTCGCGCGTGCGCAAACTCGAACACTACGCCATTCCCGACGCGCTGTGGGCGCACACGGTGGCCACACTGCCGTTCGTGCAGCGTTATGGCGCCGCCGACCTCGCCGCCTTGCGCGAACTCGCCACGCTGTTCATCGCCGACAAGGAATACTCAACCGCGCACGACCTGCCGCTCACCGACGAGATGGTGACGAGCGTCGCGCTGCAAGCCTGCGTGCCCATTCTCAAGCTGGGCATCGAGTGGTATCGCGGGTGGCGCGGCATCGTGCTCTACCCCGGCGAATTCGTCATCCGCCGTACCGTCGAGGATGAAATCGGGCTGGTGCATGGCGTGGTAGAGGAAGCCAGTGGTGAAGCCTGGGAACACGGGCCGGTCATCCTCTCCTGGCCTGACGTGCAGACGCCCGGCGCCGGACTGAATGCACGGCATGCCCACCACCCCGATGACACCTACAACGTAGTCATCCACGAGTTCGCCCACAAGCTCGACATGCTCGACGGCGAGCCGGACGGCGTGCCGCCCTTCTCACGCGTGCTCCATCCGGGCATCGACCGCGAGCAATGGGCCGAGTCCTTCCTCACCGAGTACGACCGCTTCGCGGACGCCTGCGAGCAGCAGTCCGACCATGCCTGGGACCATCCGGAACGGCTGCCGCCGGCGCTGCGGGTGATCGACCCATATGGCTGCGAGGCGCCGAGCGAGTTCTTCGCGGTGGCCTCCGAGACCTTCTTTGTCGAGCCGGCCGGCCTGCGCAGGCACTGGCCGGTCCTCTATGATTCGCTCGCGGCGTTCTATCGCCAGGATCCGGCCTCGATGTGA
- a CDS encoding type B 50S ribosomal protein L31: MKEGIHPNYREVVFLDVSNDFSFVTRSTIQTRDTITRDGKEYPLAKIEVSSESHPFYTGTQKIMDTAGRVEKFRQKFGSKLNKLTAK, encoded by the coding sequence ATGAAAGAAGGCATTCACCCGAATTATCGCGAAGTCGTATTCCTCGACGTGTCGAACGACTTCAGCTTTGTGACCCGCTCGACCATCCAGACGCGCGACACGATCACCCGCGACGGCAAGGAATACCCCCTGGCCAAGATCGAAGTGTCGTCGGAATCGCACCCGTTCTACACCGGCACCCAGAAGATCATGGACACGGCCGGCCGCGTCGAGAAGTTCCGCCAGAAGTTCGGCAGCAAGCTGAACAAGCTCACCGCGAAGTAA